The uncultured Desulfobulbus sp. genome window below encodes:
- a CDS encoding cytochrome c3 family protein → MKSIHSVTRLLGACLLAACTLWPLQVLAVENSECMECHSDETLTKKSTDNILQVELTKSLYVDEDAFNHSVHNANGITCVDCHTDIEALNWDEDLPHAATLQPVQCAMCHEESAVEFKDSVHMAMRTKGISMTCYACHGYHNVKQMASASVSERMDYVCLKCHNPYQSHDWLPSKESHFANVDCVVCHSPNAPRHTHLRFFDLATGTYDQTDSLMEKIGVSAKDFMATVDTDKDGAVNQGEFDDLMLRLKLKNIRTVLHAELVAAIDASAHGIVKQGAQKECGQCHSSNSSYFNEVNIVFPNPDGGIVHHKVDRSVLESYYVSHFYLLGGTRIKLLDKIGLIIVAGGVLVVLGHLTMRLLTIPWRRKHAADNK, encoded by the coding sequence ATGAAATCGATACACTCGGTAACACGTTTGTTGGGAGCATGTCTGTTGGCGGCATGTACGCTCTGGCCTTTGCAGGTGTTGGCTGTTGAAAACAGCGAATGTATGGAGTGCCACAGCGACGAGACGCTGACAAAAAAGAGTACTGACAACATTTTACAGGTGGAGTTGACCAAATCCCTCTATGTCGATGAGGATGCCTTTAACCATTCGGTGCATAATGCCAACGGCATCACCTGTGTTGATTGTCACACTGATATTGAGGCGTTGAACTGGGATGAAGATCTTCCCCATGCTGCAACCCTGCAACCAGTGCAGTGTGCAATGTGTCATGAAGAATCAGCTGTTGAGTTCAAAGACAGCGTGCATATGGCCATGCGGACCAAGGGGATCAGCATGACCTGTTATGCCTGTCATGGATATCACAATGTGAAGCAGATGGCCTCGGCGTCGGTTTCCGAGCGGATGGATTATGTCTGCCTGAAGTGCCATAACCCATATCAGTCGCATGATTGGCTGCCATCCAAGGAGTCTCATTTTGCCAATGTTGACTGCGTCGTCTGCCATTCTCCCAATGCTCCACGCCACACCCATCTGCGATTTTTTGATCTGGCCACCGGAACCTACGATCAGACAGACTCCTTAATGGAAAAAATTGGTGTGAGCGCCAAAGATTTCATGGCAACCGTAGATACGGATAAAGACGGAGCAGTGAATCAAGGTGAATTCGATGATCTCATGCTCAGGCTGAAACTGAAAAACATTCGGACGGTACTTCACGCAGAGCTGGTAGCCGCCATCGATGCCTCGGCCCATGGCATAGTCAAACAGGGGGCACAGAAAGAGTGCGGCCAGTGTCACTCTTCCAACTCGTCCTATTTCAATGAGGTTAATATAGTCTTTCCAAATCCTGATGGTGGTATTGTCCATCACAAGGTCGATCGCAGTGTTTTGGAAAGCTATTACGTCAGTCATTTTTATCTCCTTGGCGGCACACGCATCAAGCTTCTGGATAAGATCGGCCTGATCATTGTTGCCGGTGGAGTCCTGGTTGTGCTTGGCCACTTAACCATGCGTCTGTTGACGATTCCCTGGCGCAGGAAACATGCCGCTGATAATAAATAA
- a CDS encoding cytochrome c3 family protein, whose product MKKSLIYAALLTLCCAPCVVSLAQASDNGPAEITLESTIDGSKTPKPSAFPHGKHQALQECSVCHHGKDADGKKVDYVEGQKIEKCETCHNTKEATMAAAVNTFKKAAHKQCKTCHKNKDPKLAKCSVCHK is encoded by the coding sequence ATGAAAAAATCACTGATTTATGCTGCTCTTCTCACCCTGTGCTGTGCGCCCTGTGTCGTCAGCCTTGCCCAGGCCTCAGATAACGGCCCGGCTGAAATCACGCTGGAATCAACCATTGATGGAAGTAAAACCCCTAAACCCTCTGCTTTTCCTCATGGGAAGCACCAAGCGCTTCAGGAATGTTCCGTCTGTCATCATGGCAAAGATGCCGATGGTAAAAAGGTCGACTATGTGGAAGGACAAAAAATTGAAAAATGCGAGACCTGTCATAACACCAAAGAAGCGACAATGGCTGCAGCAGTGAATACCTTTAAGAAAGCCGCGCATAAACAGTGTAAGACCTGTCATAAAAATAAAGACCCCAAACTGGCCAAATGTAGTGTCTGTCATAAGTAA
- a CDS encoding sigma 54-interacting transcriptional regulator has translation MDKKNQHQNPQEKCKGSHEESPDSFSRNILESIADGAFTVNHKFEITSFNRAAEIITGFDREEAIGMKCYNVFRANICIADCALNKSIETGKDIFNQKYTIKDVDGDDVQVAVSTSVLRDSKNQMIGGVETFRDISSLACQRKKIASKYNFHNIISKNHKIQKIFATLPAIAKSDSTVLIEGESGSGKELFARAIHDLSHKKGPFIALNCAALPDALLESELFGYKKGAFTGAVKDKPGKFALAENGTIFLDEIGDISPALQAKLLRVLQENEFEPLGSTAPVKTNARVVSATNRNLRQMIENNAFRSDLFFRLNIIHISLPPFSERREDIPLLVQHFINKFRKSKRTNIQGVCPAVLNILMQYDFPGNVRELENIIEHCFVMCRDTVIDIESLPEEVRHSVIETVVEQDETAEANPLSNAEASTIVAALHRYNGHRKKTADHLGIDKTTLWRKMKKYNISYPPLK, from the coding sequence GTGGACAAAAAGAATCAGCACCAGAATCCGCAGGAAAAATGCAAGGGCTCCCATGAGGAGTCCCCGGATTCGTTCAGTCGCAATATACTTGAATCCATAGCGGATGGTGCATTTACGGTGAACCATAAATTCGAGATTACCTCTTTTAACCGGGCCGCCGAAATTATCACCGGCTTTGATCGCGAAGAAGCCATTGGCATGAAGTGCTATAATGTGTTTCGTGCCAATATCTGCATTGCCGATTGCGCTTTGAATAAATCCATTGAAACCGGTAAGGATATTTTTAATCAGAAGTATACGATTAAGGATGTAGACGGCGATGATGTCCAGGTCGCTGTGAGCACCTCAGTTCTGCGCGACAGCAAAAATCAGATGATCGGGGGGGTAGAAACCTTCAGGGATATTTCAAGCCTGGCCTGTCAGCGGAAGAAGATCGCATCCAAGTATAATTTTCACAATATCATCAGTAAAAATCATAAAATTCAGAAGATTTTTGCGACCCTGCCCGCCATAGCCAAAAGTGACAGCACGGTGCTCATAGAAGGGGAGAGCGGCTCGGGAAAAGAACTCTTCGCCCGGGCAATTCACGACTTAAGCCATAAAAAAGGCCCCTTTATCGCCCTCAACTGTGCGGCCCTGCCCGATGCCCTGCTGGAATCAGAGCTTTTTGGCTATAAAAAAGGCGCCTTTACCGGGGCGGTGAAAGACAAACCCGGAAAATTCGCCCTGGCTGAAAACGGCACCATCTTTCTTGATGAAATTGGGGATATTTCGCCAGCGTTGCAGGCCAAATTGCTGCGGGTACTTCAGGAAAATGAATTTGAACCCCTGGGCTCAACGGCACCCGTCAAAACTAACGCCCGGGTCGTTTCGGCCACCAACAGAAATCTGAGGCAGATGATTGAGAACAACGCTTTTCGCAGTGACCTCTTTTTTCGTCTCAATATCATTCATATCTCCCTGCCGCCTTTCAGTGAGCGCAGAGAAGATATTCCTCTTTTGGTGCAGCATTTTATCAATAAATTCAGGAAGTCTAAAAGGACCAATATCCAGGGGGTCTGTCCGGCTGTGCTCAACATTCTGATGCAGTATGATTTTCCTGGGAATGTCCGTGAGCTGGAAAATATCATAGAGCACTGTTTTGTGATGTGTCGGGACACGGTCATTGATATTGAGAGCCTGCCCGAGGAAGTGCGGCATTCGGTCATTGAAACCGTGGTCGAGCAGGATGAAACCGCCGAGGCGAACCCTCTGTCCAACGCCGAGGCCAGTACCATCGTTGCGGCGCTGCATCGCTACAACGGCCACAGAAAAAAAACCGCAGATCACCTGGGGATTGATAAAACCACGCTCTGGCGTAAAATGAAGAAATACAATATTTCGTATCCTCCACTGAAATAA
- a CDS encoding cytochrome b/b6 domain-containing protein: MPHRENMVYVHPAPVRFWHWINAAGFVLLICTGIQIRYAESINIMTLNHAITLHNYIGLVVVANYFIWLGFYFSTGKIRIYIPDFQKLIPQMMTQALYYGYGIFKGAPNPHTMTPANKFNPLQQQAYLLIMMFILPAQIITGIFLWKIAGYEEYINLLGGIKIIDTIHVLLSFFFISFMIVHCYLSTLGSSPLAHFKAMVTGYEEHH; this comes from the coding sequence ATGCCGCACAGAGAAAATATGGTATACGTGCACCCAGCACCGGTTCGTTTTTGGCACTGGATCAATGCCGCCGGTTTTGTCTTGTTGATTTGTACCGGTATACAAATACGCTATGCAGAGAGTATCAATATCATGACCTTGAATCATGCCATCACCCTGCATAACTACATTGGGCTGGTTGTTGTGGCAAATTACTTTATCTGGCTTGGTTTTTATTTCAGTACAGGGAAGATTCGCATATATATCCCTGATTTTCAAAAACTCATTCCTCAGATGATGACCCAGGCGCTCTATTACGGGTATGGAATTTTTAAAGGTGCTCCCAATCCACACACAATGACCCCGGCAAATAAGTTTAATCCCTTGCAACAACAGGCATACCTGCTGATAATGATGTTCATTCTTCCTGCTCAAATAATTACAGGAATTTTCCTCTGGAAGATTGCAGGATATGAAGAATATATTAATCTGCTCGGCGGTATTAAAATTATCGATACGATTCACGTTCTTCTTTCTTTCTTTTTTATCTCGTTCATGATTGTTCACTGTTATCTGTCGACGCTGGGCAGCAGCCCGTTGGCGCATTTTAAAGCGATGGTGACAGGGTATGAGGAGCATCATTAA